tttctCGAGAAGTTGTTTGTTTTAGACCTATTGTATGTTATACAaacttttactatttttttcttctaattccAAATATGTAACAAACTATagggtattccatttaaaacaaaaacgtatGTTCGAAGTGTATCTTTTTTTACATTccctgtataaataagaatatttttaaaatgtaccttaTAAGGTCCTACATAcatctttaaaaacaatttttgacataaactATTAATAAGGACGTAATCCTCCGAGGCACGTCGGGTGTCCCTCCCTGTATAAGTGATCATTCAGGagtttagataatttttttttttttgaatatgagTTAGCACTTAGTgaacttatacagggtggtccaattgctatgggccactattgctatcttctaaaccATGGACATTACAAGTTcagttaaattagacaaaagttgtcaaatttgatgacaagttaagatctcgagacactgttgccaaaatttgttcggtttcggaaatattggaaaaaaataaaattttgccaaaaacgtgttttgtaaataaaccgaaaactaagggttttagaaaaaagtttgtctcataacattttattgttttttaagctTCTACACActaatgataaattttcaaaaatagcacttttagtttctgagatatcgacactaacttcaattttttaaatgcggaccttgatttttcttttattattttaaatgcatattttatccTAATTTCACTGATGAATTACATGTTTACATTTGCCGACGTTTCGttagaaaaattcatcacCAGAGTTTATTCCCTAAAAAATACGAGGCCAACCCTCGATTTGGGTTGTAAATTACATGTAGGCACACTTGCTACAATTAAttacaaatgttaaaaatgttcccCATTACTTTGAAGACATTTTCGAGcgttttttataacttttttgtaaattatttaacatgATAGGCGTCAGTTTTTCACAGGCGgctcgaattaaaaaaataattttaaatattttcaacaagacgGTGCTCCAGCACATCGTCATCGTTGCTGCAATAGATATCTAAATACTTGGAAACTCAACGCTTGGATTGGAAACAATGGTCCTATAAgctggccacctcgatcacCAGATATCACGCCCATGGATTTTTCGGTGTGgggttttattaaagatcAGATCTATCAAACACCCCCCGTAGATTTGGACgaccttatttttaaaattcgagcTGCGTGTGAAAAACTGAACCCtattatgttaaataatttacaaaacagAGTTATAAAAAACGCTCGAAAATGTCTTCAAAGTAATGgggaacatttttaacatttgtaattatttgtaGCAAGTGTGCCTACATGTAATTTACAACTCAAATCCAGGGTTGGACTCGTATTTTTTAGGGAATAAACTCTGgtgatgaatttttctaaCGAAACGTCGGCAAATGTAAACATGTAATTCATCAGTGAAATTAggataaaatatgcatttaaaataataaaagaaaaatcaaggtccgcatttaaaaaattgaagttagtgtcgatatctcagaaactaaaagtgctattttttaaaatttaccattaGTGTGTAGAagcttaaaaaacaataaaatgttatgagaaaaacttttttctaaaacccttagttttcagtttatttacaaaacccatttttggcaaaattctatttttttccaatatttccaaaaccgaacaaattttggcaacagtgtCTCGAGATCTTAAtttgtcatcaaatttaacaacttttatctaatttaaccgaacttgtaaTGTCCATGGTTTAGAAGATAGTAATAGTGGCCCAtagcaattggaccaccctgtatagagtaGACCCAAGTTCATATGTTTGTTCTTCCTGGAAAAATATCATACTTTggtaaaatttgttaaacttGTAAAATGTTAAcagttttcgatatacagggatatgcaatatattatttaaagtacaattatttttttaaattaaaggtcggatagtttttgagatattaaattaaaattttgacatgaATAAATTGATTTAGATTTACTCAACTAGCCGGATCAAGTGATTACTAGAATCTATAATctgtttattataaaagcagACTGACGTCATCACACAAATAATACGCAGTGTTGCCAAACCTGACATAGTTTGGGAACGTCCcggattaaaataaattttaataataataatgttttttttttctattttaataatatagaaTAAATTTCCCTCTCGCACAGCGGTTAGAGGCAATAAAGGACAGTTGTTATCTCGCTCctgtttaaaatattgaattaaagaCACAAGGAGTTGTTTACACTGGCTATTTAAGtgttttagtattattttgcTAATTCGTTCTTAAAGGAAcagattttaatgtaaaataataaaaattcgaacaaaaataaattaaaaaagaactgaaaaacaaaaaatacacaaaaaccaaattttgcgctcaaaattttgacaagttaatattcaaaattcccGAAAATGTGTGTCAACGTCACATCAGGTTGGCCCGAAAACGGAGTAACTAGATGCGCAAATCGCATTGCAACAAACAAAGATAAAGCTATATTTGTTGTTGATTGGCAACAGTTTGTCCTTATTTGTGACGTCagtttgtttttataataaacaaacTTTACATGATGATATCTATGAAATCAGATGCCCTTTTAGCCTATCTAAATCTTTTGTATCGCGACATtgaccatttttttctaaaaaatcaaaatctttgTTCTATTTAGAAACTCTGTCATTTTACTATACACATAACTGACACCATTTTAGAgtcatttgtaaaaatatcagATAATGCATGCCACTTTCCTATTaatgtatgtttatttatattttctacttCTATTATCTTAGTATCTAATCTTAAAAAGACGTAGAAAATACGACGTGTTTGttccaaaatttttacaagTAACTAAAACGGTGACAGCTTTACAGTAAAATGAAGAACAcgaaaaagtttctaaactgAACTTCGAATTCGACTTGGAAAGAAATGCTCAATGGTACACTACAAAAGAGTTAAGGAGGTAAAAGGGTATCTAACCCCATGAGCAAACCTCACagaaaactatatttttcatatttaaagttttttcctagccacaataataaaacatttttatcaaaataaaagcAATCATCCACCCTATGAGCACTAAAACTCGCGTTtaaactaaactaaaaaagCGTTTACACCCCGGTATATTTATTCCATGGGTGTATGGTAATAACGTGAtcactttaaataaaagaaccGTTAAGGTCTGAGAATCGTTCGTCTAACTTCGATTTAATCACATGTAATTTAAACCGAATCATGTTTTTAGACGtgtttaaaattggatttggTTTTTACACATTCTCAGACATGTCTGCTTTTGCATACAGTCCTCTAGCGACAGATCTGCATATGAAGTTTTTATCAAACTACTGAGGATTCGCCTAAAACCGtagttgttttttctttaataattttcttgattatATGCAACTATGtgcaatattaattatatGTAGAAAGTGTACTATATTAAACTACACGACTGAAAAGCATCTGTAGAAATGTAATACTTGACGTCTGTATATGAAGACAcggtttttatgttttaaaaaatacatatgttgTAAGTGGAAGAAAAGGGATGGCGGTGTTTTAGGAAAcaattatacagagtgtctttAAAATACACCGAGAAACTTTAAGAGGTGGTGAAAGACatcaaaacaaacttttttctttaataaacatatgcccCCAAAAGTGCTGTTAGGGCTGTagagcaaataaaatattttaaatcatatcaaataactaaatcaattttaatttagttggGCATCACTGTCTTttgttgaacattttttgttttaactgtGTTTGTTGTTAGGGAACACAAACATTTCTTTCCAGAATTAGACATTCCGAAGATGCCAATTTTAAGACCGTAGTAGGTATTATTTGTACACtatgattatttaatttgcatagtaacattcattttgttgatattttaaatcaaaatttgtattgaaaatgGACGTTCACTTCTCATTTGAAGAACTTACCGATGTGCACCGATAGATTGGAAGAGAATGTCCTGTAGCATGGCCCGCGCGTTCTCCTGATCTCAACaccctggattttttttctttggggttATTAAACCTCTGGTCTACGAAACGCCTATTCGTAAGCAGAAAGATGTCTTAGCAATAATAATGGCCAGTTGCACACGTCTTGCAGCTATTTCCGGAATATTCCATAGGGTTAATGAACCGACGGTGCAATCTTTATATTAAAGCAAATggtcaatttgagcaattATTATAAGCCATTGTTTActtatcaataaaacaacgTCTAATAACGTCTAACATGAACAAAAAGTGAGTATAATGGCCCAAACCATATTGCCTTCTTTCTGTTCAAAACGGCCCATTCGCGGGgatatgtttatttaagaaaaaagtttgcatAGACGCCTCCCACCACCTCTTGAAggtctttaaaaatatatttaagttTCTCTACATCAAAATTAAGTTCTTTTattgtttgaatattttttttacaatatatttCACGTCAGTGGTAGTTACTCTTTCTAGTTATTCCCAGTTGTTTAGTGCAAGAGTTTAGCGATTAGAGGgaagtattttttgaatttactGTAACGAAATTGCAGCCTTAGGAAACTTTCGACCTTCTTTCTttgatttgaacaaattcagctCACCTTCAGCTCTTTCAGTATCTAGTTTTTTCTCACGCTATGTATTATGTAATCTAAACATTTGATTTCTCTCTTGCAAATTTCAGCATTTTCTTGGTTTGAACGTCACGTTCGTTTctctaattttttgaattttcttgtaAGTTTAAATCGATGACTCTTACAGGTGTCACAGGCAACGTAAAAATATGCATCAAATCTACTATGTTTTGATTTCAACAGAAAGGAAACACTTTCCACCTGAATATGTTCCCTACTATTAAAACAATACTCTTTGAACATATTCacttagtaaaaaatttactcGTACCTACCGAGTATTGGTATAATCACCCAGAAACTTCTCCATTGATTCCAATTCTAGATATTTTTATCTTGCTAATTGTTGATCTTGATAACGTTTTATTGTGAAACATTAAGGAAAACAAATAACCGTTtcataattaaatgtttaatatacGTACCTACATTTATATCATACATATTACTCTTCTTCGTTTATCCTAAAAGTATCACTTAAAAcacattaaatattattaaaaatatagcatATTCTATAGCGAACAGTATTCAACGCCTTATTCACTTGCGAATTCTGTAAACTCTTATGTGAGTACGTTACACATACATccaaataattattaggtACCTAATTGTTCTAATTAGTGCATATTCCAAAATTCACCGGACCGGGCACCGATGGTACTAAAGACTGAATTCTTTAACATTGAATTATCATGTCGTCGATTATGGTGAATTTTAGAGCATACTTACACGCATTTGCACCCACTTTATTTTAATGACCAATAAATTATTGGAGTATTTACGTAAAATTGATTATGCTTTAAAGAATACATAAAGTTTCCTTAAATAACAGTGCTAACGTTTAAGATACTATAGGTAAagatttctaatttattaGTTTCTCATAAGAATCTATATAAATTAAAGTATGAAAGTTACTAACATGACTTAGATTTAAGTATTTAGACCTTCACTtcgaagaaatagaaaatgaagaaCTTTTCGTCAAAAGTGGTCGGAGTAATCCAGGAAGCCGTAATTTTCTATaaagatacaaaaaatattaaaaataatgaatgtattatatgtatatcgtTTTACATTACTAATGTGGCCGCAAAGTTAGTGCTTGCAAACATATTATAAGCAAAGATTAATATCTATGTTTCTCAGGTGGTCTCTTTCACAATGTTCAACATTGGAGTTTCCGAAGAACACTGACAATTACAGAATCGattgaattagaaaaaaattgagcattttAACGTTCAAGAATTCATCTTGAAAACATACAGATTTATCCGAGACCAACAGGAAACTCGTATTCAGTCAAgtgtatttattgtatttatgATCGACTGGAGATCCTCGAAAACCAATTACGAGTCTCTTTAATTCACATTACTTCGGTTAGTTCATTAATCTCCAATAAATCATATATCAACAAAAACGAGAAACGCTACGTAAATGGCGTTTGATTTCGTACTGTAGAAAATATCTACAGCGCCGCCCTCTACCTTTCCATcgctgaaatatttcaaatgacAGCAGTAGTGTGTGGTAATTGTTCACTATTTACGCTATTGTATCTTCATTTAGCAAGTTGAACATTACAGTTGAATGTTACTTAGGCGTGgaccaaaaaaattgttctaaGCAATGAAAAAGACTTGCCGTTTGGATCCACTGTTAGTTGATGATGATTCTAGCTTTGGATCTAGCTTCTGACTGGGAGGAGTACTGCTTTCAATAACCAAAACTGTGGGCGGAGAGGAAGCGTCGATCTTTGATGGTTTACTTAATTCCATTTTGTCCTAAGAAAATAACGAAATATCTTATTCAGGCTAATTATTTCCCTGATAGACAACTGATCAAACctaaaacgtttttaatacagaaactgaaaaaaaatatactaaataaCAAACACCAAACATTTGCATATTAGGCACACGTGAGGGAACTAAGTCATATGAATAAGAAATGATCATCTTGTTTAAATACGTGCCTatctattttataaaaaagatatttactGGCTTAAAATCTACTATACAGCTGTTACCAAAAAGACTGGTTGCCGTTTGATTGTTTTGCCTCGTTGCTATAGATATCGCTATTCAGCCGTAGGAAATGAGTTCGTTTCCTAATCGTTGCGCGCGCAACATGTGGGAAATGCAATTAATAATTCGGAAAACGAAGGTCTTTAGAAATCATTGTGGAGACATGATCAAGCCAATATCCTGATAGTCCTAGAAAaaagatctttaaaaattaatgacattttgatttgattttttttgtttctagaATCATTCGGAAATGaccaaactttaaataaagttattcgaattaaaaaaatctcacttataacgttattattttaatttttgtttttttttttaatgtgaggGCGTTTATTATAAGcctctttatttatttctttttttcatttcagagatttaatatttaaaaaataggagCTGGAGAGATATACCAGAAGTGTTTGAAAGGTGgttattcatcaaaattttgcACAATTTTCACCTACATCACACTCCATAGCCAAAAAAGTGTCATTAATGTTTCGCATAAAACCCAATTAGGCTTCACCAATTGTTCTTTCAAACATTAAAACACTATATATTGTGAAACTCCTAACACATGttgatacaattttttttttcatttcactcatcttccttaaaattttgctatttGAAATGTGTATCGCGCtgtagattttatttttaatatatgtcAACGAAATTGTGAAATAGGGAAGTTGCATTTTGACATAACTAATTGAGAAATGGAAACATTCTATCACTTTTTTTGATTCtgaaaagtttcattttatttgtcaaaatcagaaaaaattctttcCTTACGTTCACATGTTTTAATGACCAAGTCTTGGTGTTGGGCGTGATATACGAGAATGTGAaccttaaaacaaaattttgagaaaaagtagCACATATCGatgagtttttcaaaaagttcaaaatttggCAATGCACATTATTTCCGAAGCGCAAATTTATGGCAACGTGAAAATGCACCTAAATTAAAGTCAgctatttatatgtataattagGAAATCCTTAAATGCAAACTGCGATACGACTtactgaaaataacatttcctttctgtttattttcacgtaaattGAAGGAAAAGACGAAAAATTTTAGCGCTATCCTAGTTTTTGCCCAAAAGGATGCATTTCATAACTAAATAGTTACATCAATAGCTATTAACGTCATGGCTATTTACAACccgattaatttttgtaatttcaagTGTACTTACGGGCTTGACATTCACTGTTTTATTATCATTGTCAGCGACATCAATTATCTGAGTGCCTAATAGAGATTCTTCAGGCTTAGATGCATCAGGTCCTAATACAATATCAACGCTAGATTCCGGATACTCTCCATATAAAGCTGGTTCTAAAAGGGCCGCCGCCGCTAGTAATGAGTTTGGAGACCATACTAAAGACAACCCATCAACAGTCAACTAAAAGAACATCCCTTATATATCTCTACTTGAGCtcaaataaatcaaacttACTTTATAGTTTTCTGTTCCATTCTGTCTCTGGTCATACACAACATCAAATTTATCCGAATCATAGAGTCCCTCGTTCTCAAACTTTCTATATGGTGAACCGAAGGCACTAACCGCGAACATTGGAAAACCCAAATACCAAATTGCATCCCACATTTTGGGGCTCTATTGCATATAACACGAGACAAAGTGTCTATTTTCACACTTCGTAGATATTATGTTCTTTTTGTAAACTGTGTCGTCGAATGGTTCCGTGTTAAATGACAATAATTAACTGGAAGCATCTGCCTTATGAAGAAACGGTACATATCTAAAGACATGGGCGGTCAGTAGTACCTACTTgttgattttgcattttttgtgttAGGAGACCAGCAAGTTTATTTTGTGTCGTTGGCCTTTAGTTTCAAGTGGTGTCGAGCCTTATTGCATTTCAGAACATTATACTTCCTTAAGGAATTATAGAGATACTTGCTCTATACAAGATGTCAGTTTCGTTTCTGGAGCTTAACCATGTGGTTGTGACCAAAGGCGCggagtcggttaaattggggcaaatttacaaaacttgGAGTTCTAGAATATGTCTaccaatttaatatttaaaaaattctgaggACTTTCGGAGGTATTCtaacataattgaaatttccgaagtacgtttttgttttttactcAGGTTATTGAACgagataattcaaaatgattgacgtttcgtcaatttttgaaattcgatttttaaaaaccatcatcaactttgctttttcttatggacgccatcttggattttcacaTTAATTTAGCTTTTTTTAGTACGTTTATGTACCACAAATTAAGATCCAGTCTTGCAATTGagagaaaatatcaaaaatcctattctttccttgaaaataaaagtttattggAACAACgagcaatttatttattttaaaaataaaatattatatgcaTACAATACTGTTATCAGGTAAGTCATAATTAAGAACTCTTACccctaaataataataataaaaagtaatcAACTAAAATTGGCGTTACACTGATTACAGCATCGtaataaagagaaattttattaaaaaattaataaaaaaagtagttGATGATTTGGTTATAAACAGGGTGTTTTACTCATGAATATTTGTTTCCTGGAATTTCCGGCAACCTGTGGACGTTATTgtcatttttagaaaatcccAATAATAAAAACCTCAACTTCTTAACATTTTTGGTTTCTATTATCAATATCAGTTCTCGGTTAATGTTTGGCCAGGATTGatagaaatttgttaatttaagcCCTACTgcattcaatatattgaagtCAGATAGTTTTCTAAACGTTTTAAGATAGCAATTTcctattttcctgaaaaatgttCGTTTTGGTAAAACAGCGAAGTTGGCTTCAACTGGATGAAAATTCGCCTTAGTTGCAGGTAAGTGACTACGTAACTGAGTAAAAATTATCCAGAAAAATGGATTGAGCGCAATGGTCTCATAAGATGGCTTCCTCCTAGCCCAAGATCCGACGGAGGAGTTCGGTCGTCCAAGAACGGATACGCGGGGTCCTCCAATTGGTCTTTCATAACCGAACTACTCCAGTCGGACTCGCCCGGTTAGATCTCAACCACCGAGGTCTAACCCGGTAGGATCTTGTTAGCCAAAGAGATACCTGTTACTAGCATTATGAATGGAATGATTTGCACTCTTTCGTTTTTATATTGCGTCTCTATTTTCATTGCGAGTTCTCAATACAGTGAAACCTTTCATAAACGGACACCGTTGGTTCCAGCTTTTTTGTCCGCTTGTAGGGTGTGTCCGCTTGTCAGAAAggtggaaataaaaataaaaaataatattgcatatttttttatggttttaaaaacctaaattaaaataaattccaattCAACATAACAgcttaattaaagttaaaaaaatctgaaatttttgaatgtttcatcgttttttgtttttccttgaGTGAACAACTTTGAAAATGGGATTCCACacttaaaattctgaaatgcCATAAAATCGTCCTgagcaaacatttttaattcttcaatcACTTTCAGACCTTCACTATAagattttattgaagaaattttagtgATTATAACTTTTTCCTCATCATTTTCTTGCATGTCTTGCTCACGCTCTTCTGGAAGTTCGTAATCAATGTCGCATTGTTCTTCTGTACAAATTGCTTCGTCTAAGTTTAGATATTCTGACGATTACACAGTGCTACAGATTTCTTCACAATTTCTTATGCGACTAGCTAAAATTAACAAAGGCTTCTTGTTCATATTCTCCTTTAGAGGCAGGCAAAGAAccttcatttttcttaaatccaGCTTTagcaaaacagtttttaatagTGGCTTGGGAAACATTATTCCAAGCCGTATGTATAAAATACAAAGCTTCCAGAATATTTATAGATTTAGCCAATTCTGAAGCAGATAAAgcagttaaataaatataatatataaataaataaaatagttaaaatatattttaaaattaagtctcgataaaagaatttcatacttttaattatgttttggTCTAAAGGCTGACACGCCGAGGTACAATTGGGAggtaaaaaacatattttcatgttttctaaATTGAGGTCCCGAGGACGTGTAACGGCATTATCCAGAAATAAAATCCAGAATagaaaaaggtatttttctaTTCTGGATCCTCATTCTTCTGTCCATATCTGAAAGCCATTCCTTCATTATATCACGGGCCATCCATGCTTTGAAATTTGACTTCCACGTAGCTGGTAAATCTTTGATAGGAACACTTTTAAGTGTGCGTGGACGGGCAGCTTTTCCGATAACcaataacttttctttttctccaTTCATACTAGCACAGAATAAAATAGTTGAGTCTCTCTTTCCACATTTTGTTACCGAcacatttttcagatttaagtGCCAATGTTCTGTCTGGTAATGCTCGGAAATATAAACTATTTTCATCTGCGTTGTAAATGTCTTGTGGTCTATATCCAAGAAGAAGAGATGGTAACTTCTGTAAAAATTCACTGACATTTAGTGGGGTAACATCTGCTGACTCGCCAGATATG
Above is a genomic segment from Euwallacea similis isolate ESF13 chromosome 34, ESF131.1, whole genome shotgun sequence containing:
- the LOC136418313 gene encoding uncharacterized protein, whose product is MWDAIWYLGFPMFAVSAFGSPYRKFENEGLYDSDKFDVVYDQRQNGTENYKLTVDGLSLVWSPNSLLAAAALLEPALYGEYPESSVDIVLGPDASKPEESLLGTQIIDVADNDNKTVNVKPDKMELSKPSKIDASSPPTVLVIESSTPPSQKLDPKLESSSTNSGSKRDGKVEGGAVDIFYSTKSNAIYVAFLVFVDI
- the LOC136418314 gene encoding uncharacterized protein, coding for MKICFLPPNCTSACQPLDQNIIKKLAKSINILEALYFIHTAWNNVSQATIKNCFAKAGFKKNEGSLPASKGEYEQEAFVNFKYLNLDEAICTEEQCDIDYELPEEREQDMQENDEEKVIITKISSIKSYSEGLKVIEELKMFAQDDFMVFKTIKKYAILFFIFISTFLTSGHTLQADKKAGTNGVRL